The following are from one region of the Alicyclobacillus fastidiosus genome:
- a CDS encoding HD-GYP domain-containing protein: MRSGTSLIQTLAHTIELRDPYTNGHCVRVADMAVRIGERMGLSKRELLYLRWSALIHDIGKIAIPEPILNKPGKLTDEEYDVMKQHPERGEWALKSSDYGQVVKDGVGSHHERWDGRGYPRRLKGTDIPLQARIIAVPDVWDALTSERSYRPGISYEESLQIMQQGRGTQFDPKVLDIFFELIREVENHHT; the protein is encoded by the coding sequence ATGAGATCGGGTACAAGTCTAATTCAAACGTTGGCCCACACCATCGAACTAAGGGATCCATACACCAATGGTCACTGTGTTCGAGTCGCTGATATGGCGGTAAGAATTGGTGAACGGATGGGCCTATCGAAAAGAGAATTGCTTTACCTGAGGTGGTCAGCGTTAATACACGACATCGGAAAGATTGCGATTCCCGAACCCATTCTCAATAAGCCTGGCAAGCTGACCGATGAAGAGTACGATGTGATGAAGCAGCACCCAGAACGAGGCGAATGGGCACTCAAGAGCTCCGATTACGGACAAGTTGTTAAAGACGGCGTTGGCAGCCATCACGAACGGTGGGACGGAAGAGGTTATCCTCGCCGCCTCAAAGGTACTGATATCCCACTGCAAGCACGGATCATCGCTGTACCAGATGTATGGGACGCCTTAACTTCGGAGCGTTCGTATAGACCGGGTATTTCATACGAAGAAAGTCTGCAGATTATGCAGCAAGGGCGTGGTACTCAGTTTGATCCGAAAGTGTTAGACATATTTTTTGAACTAATACGCGAGGTCGAAAACCATCACACATAA
- a CDS encoding bifunctional transcriptional activator/DNA repair enzyme AdaA — protein MQEDQWNAIVNCDSSYDGQFFYAVKTTGIVCRPSCKSRAPIRDNVVVFMTVDDAIESGFRPCKRCKPDQYRYPAEELAYKAMDYIDAHYSEPLTLGVIANHMHINPYHIHRVFKRILSATPVEYLLQKRMTEAQRLLKETKCSVMDIAVSVGFVNVAHFSTVFRKHSGLSPSVYRNRSQMVDSKLSELDGV, from the coding sequence ATGCAGGAAGACCAATGGAATGCGATTGTTAACTGTGATTCTTCCTACGATGGACAGTTTTTTTACGCTGTTAAGACGACTGGTATCGTTTGTCGTCCATCCTGCAAATCGAGAGCGCCCATACGCGACAATGTTGTTGTGTTTATGACAGTCGATGACGCGATTGAATCTGGCTTCCGCCCGTGCAAACGTTGTAAGCCTGATCAGTATCGCTACCCTGCAGAAGAACTCGCTTATAAAGCGATGGATTACATTGATGCCCATTACAGCGAGCCGCTCACATTGGGAGTCATTGCTAATCACATGCATATCAATCCGTATCATATTCATCGTGTTTTCAAGCGGATTTTGAGTGCGACACCTGTAGAATATTTACTCCAAAAGCGGATGACGGAGGCCCAGCGGCTTCTGAAGGAGACAAAATGCTCCGTAATGGACATTGCTGTTTCAGTAGGTTTTGTCAATGTAGCCCATTTCTCAACTGTATTTCGAAAGCATAGTGGGCTATCTCCCTCTGTTTATCGAAATCGATCACAGATGGTTGATTCAAAGTTATCTGAGTTGGATGGAGTGTAA
- a CDS encoding DMT family transporter translates to MKLKDVIMLLLLAALWGASFLFMRIGAPVLGPLVLIELRVLLACITLVIYALVSRHRIKILHKWWQYLILGATNAAVPFTLISVAELRLDAGLAAILNATTPMFTALTAWLWAKEPFRLKKLYGVILGIIGVSVLVGWGGSGHASHLWLFASFSLLAAVFYGIAGVFSSRHFKGEKPLDMAIGQQLGATLILLPFSLATLPHEIPPRVVLFSVLGLAVMCTAVAYLFYFALIHSVGPLKTLTVTFLVPVFGVIWGGLFLGESITARLIIGLLIILSSVALVANVRFKKRGVKRRPLQKF, encoded by the coding sequence ATGAAGCTTAAGGACGTCATCATGCTACTGTTATTGGCTGCATTGTGGGGGGCATCGTTTCTATTTATGCGTATTGGCGCGCCCGTTTTGGGACCACTGGTTCTCATTGAACTTCGGGTTTTGTTAGCATGCATTACACTGGTTATATATGCGCTCGTTAGCAGACATCGGATCAAAATATTGCACAAGTGGTGGCAGTACCTGATACTCGGCGCGACCAACGCCGCCGTGCCATTTACGTTAATTTCCGTTGCAGAGTTACGGCTTGACGCTGGATTGGCAGCAATCTTAAATGCGACTACTCCAATGTTTACCGCTCTCACGGCCTGGTTATGGGCAAAGGAACCGTTCAGACTGAAAAAGTTATATGGCGTCATACTAGGCATTATAGGTGTAAGTGTTCTAGTAGGCTGGGGTGGAAGCGGACACGCTTCTCATCTTTGGCTATTCGCATCGTTTTCGTTACTTGCTGCTGTCTTCTACGGAATCGCGGGCGTATTTTCATCAAGACATTTTAAAGGTGAAAAACCATTGGACATGGCAATCGGTCAGCAACTCGGTGCCACTCTGATATTGCTACCGTTTAGCCTAGCGACTTTACCACATGAAATCCCCCCTCGTGTCGTCCTATTCTCTGTCCTCGGATTGGCAGTAATGTGTACAGCAGTTGCTTACCTATTCTACTTTGCACTAATACACAGTGTCGGACCATTGAAAACCTTGACTGTAACATTTCTAGTTCCGGTATTCGGAGTGATTTGGGGTGGGCTGTTCCTCGGTGAGTCGATTACCGCTAGGCTCATTATCGGACTGCTGATTATTTTATCCAGTGTCGCTCTTGTGGCGAATGTGCGCTTCAAGAAAAGGGGAGTGAAAAGACGTCCACTTCAGAAATTCTGA
- a CDS encoding YjcQ family protein, whose product MTLESYRVVKHLVQEMSKAPEERNFVTAKSLGISHYDMVTTVLELEQNRYITGARYIHIDQVTHPVKVSLDDAEVTPLGLDYYMKHRDIT is encoded by the coding sequence GTGACCTTAGAATCATACAGAGTGGTTAAACATCTTGTTCAAGAGATGAGCAAAGCACCGGAAGAACGCAATTTTGTAACAGCAAAATCCCTCGGTATTTCACATTACGATATGGTGACGACTGTATTGGAACTTGAGCAAAACAGATATATAACAGGTGCTCGTTACATCCACATAGACCAAGTTACACATCCGGTTAAGGTAAGTTTGGACGATGCTGAAGTGACCCCTTTGGGACTGGATTATTATATGAAACATCGCGATATAACATAA
- a CDS encoding cold-shock protein, protein MQQGTVKWFNGDKGFGFISVEGGDDVFVHFSAIQSNGFRTLDEGQRVEFDVTDGPKGPQAANVVVVG, encoded by the coding sequence TTGCAACAAGGAACAGTAAAGTGGTTTAACGGTGACAAAGGCTTTGGATTTATTTCTGTTGAAGGCGGAGACGATGTATTCGTACACTTCAGCGCTATTCAATCCAACGGTTTCAGAACACTTGATGAAGGCCAACGCGTAGAGTTCGACGTTACTGATGGCCCAAAAGGCCCACAAGCGGCTAACGTAGTCGTTGTAGGCTAA
- a CDS encoding cold-inducible protein YdjO-related protein, translating to MYFNNRRPTTEPVYADTVIWQCSECNCWSRKEFVSDDKPKCPMCNSKMHEETKKIRIE from the coding sequence ATGTACTTCAATAATAGAAGACCTACCACTGAGCCTGTCTACGCCGACACTGTTATCTGGCAGTGCTCAGAGTGTAACTGTTGGTCCAGGAAAGAGTTTGTTAGCGACGATAAACCCAAATGTCCGATGTGCAACAGCAAAATGCATGAAGAAACAAAAAAGATTCGCATTGAGTAA
- a CDS encoding carbohydrate ABC transporter permease yields MKTKFGHLVAHIILIIGSVIMVIPFIWMILAALKPNSEMASPNWIPHDFDWGNFATVWHTTAIAIWFRNSIIVTLCAVAGQIITSALAGYAFSKMKFHGKNFIFFAILGAMMIPIQAIIVPLYMELAGLHWTNSLIGLIVPMIPSAFGTFLFKQFFDDIPRELEEAAFMDGAKRLKILTKIFIPLSKPVISAFGILSFLFNWNNFFYALIVVTSTKVQTIPVGLSSFQSGNVSYVNLEMAASTMAIVPVLIVFILLQRYFVQSQMMSGIK; encoded by the coding sequence ATGAAGACAAAATTTGGGCATCTTGTCGCACATATTATTTTGATTATCGGTTCGGTCATTATGGTTATTCCATTTATTTGGATGATTCTAGCGGCTTTAAAGCCAAATAGCGAAATGGCATCTCCGAATTGGATTCCGCATGATTTTGATTGGGGTAATTTCGCAACAGTTTGGCATACAACTGCAATCGCAATATGGTTTAGAAATAGTATTATCGTAACTCTTTGTGCTGTTGCTGGACAAATCATTACGAGTGCGTTAGCTGGTTATGCGTTTTCGAAAATGAAATTTCACGGTAAAAATTTTATCTTTTTTGCTATTTTGGGTGCAATGATGATTCCAATACAGGCGATTATCGTTCCACTTTACATGGAACTGGCAGGCTTGCATTGGACAAATTCACTTATTGGGTTGATCGTACCAATGATTCCCTCTGCGTTTGGAACGTTTCTCTTTAAACAATTTTTTGACGATATCCCCAGAGAGTTAGAAGAAGCTGCTTTTATGGATGGAGCTAAGAGGTTAAAGATATTAACCAAGATCTTCATACCGTTATCTAAACCTGTAATTTCTGCTTTTGGTATCCTGTCATTTTTGTTTAACTGGAATAACTTTTTCTATGCCTTGATTGTTGTTACAAGCACTAAGGTTCAGACCATTCCAGTTGGATTGTCGTCGTTTCAGTCGGGTAATGTATCGTATGTAAATTTGGAAATGGCGGCTTCGACAATGGCAATTGTTCCAGTTTTAATTGTTTTCATTTTGTTACAGAGATATTTTGTCCAAAGTCAAATGATGAGCGGCATAAAGTAA
- a CDS encoding sugar ABC transporter permease, translating into MSIGENKQRSLYSYVVPSTPIKKEKKQFSAYAFIAPTTILFAIFYFYPLIMSIIDGFRNVNLMGGTGTFAGLHNYKMIFSNGDFLNAFKNTSIYTIAIVLFGTFIPMVVAVLLNLNIKGKSIYRTLFFLPMVAPSVASAMVFSVLFENDKTGTINEILSFFHVKPINWLGQASGILPMIAVIIFGIWALIGYNMLLFLAGLQNISSEYYEAAKLDGASGWSSFWKITFPLLSPTTLFVVVVTVIGGFQVFDQIYMLTAGGPMNDTTTMVYYIYQSTFVNQNPGLACAMATILFIILLIFSILQINISGRNKVEV; encoded by the coding sequence ATGTCAATTGGTGAAAACAAGCAGCGTTCTCTTTATTCGTATGTTGTACCATCAACTCCAATTAAAAAAGAAAAAAAGCAGTTTTCAGCTTACGCATTTATTGCACCAACAACTATCTTGTTTGCAATATTTTATTTTTACCCCTTAATTATGTCGATTATTGATGGATTTCGTAATGTGAATCTAATGGGTGGTACTGGAACCTTTGCAGGTTTACACAACTATAAAATGATATTTTCAAACGGTGATTTTTTAAACGCATTTAAAAACACCTCGATTTATACAATTGCCATTGTTCTATTTGGAACCTTTATTCCAATGGTTGTTGCCGTTTTACTTAATCTAAACATTAAAGGTAAATCAATTTATCGCACATTGTTTTTTCTGCCCATGGTGGCACCGAGTGTTGCTTCCGCAATGGTTTTTTCCGTTCTATTTGAAAATGATAAAACAGGAACAATAAATGAAATACTATCATTTTTCCACGTCAAACCGATCAATTGGTTAGGCCAAGCGAGTGGTATATTGCCAATGATTGCAGTGATTATTTTTGGTATATGGGCATTGATTGGCTACAATATGTTGTTGTTTTTAGCTGGATTACAAAACATTTCATCTGAATATTATGAGGCGGCCAAACTCGATGGTGCGAGTGGATGGAGCTCCTTTTGGAAAATCACCTTTCCTTTGCTGTCTCCTACGACATTATTCGTGGTTGTTGTCACTGTTATTGGTGGATTTCAAGTATTCGATCAAATTTACATGTTAACTGCGGGCGGTCCGATGAATGATACCACGACAATGGTTTACTACATTTATCAATCCACCTTTGTGAACCAAAATCCTGGCTTAGCCTGTGCGATGGCCACAATTCTGTTCATTATTCTTCTGATTTTCAGCATTCTCCAAATCAATATTAGCGGAAGAAATAAAGTTGAGGTGTAA
- a CDS encoding ABC transporter substrate-binding protein → MGKLKIIAIMTLPALLLAGCGTENNSASNGGDNSSSSKVVNLTVWDDYSRSTPTGKAYQKLVNEFNATHPDIHVNAQYVTDGDQLEPKLETALAGNQEPDMVAGGYPTWGPGLMDSGKVVNLTPYLDSSKTLKASDFYNGMLQVSTYKGQVLSIPNDGGDYGLFYNEQIFKEAGITSPPKTWTQVAQDSKIIKQKTGKYGFYVPIGNTEWTVWTFEGMLWANGGTFIDTSGQKAKVEFNSPAGDEALQTWVSMIKNGDSPSTAYPVSMSVATYLQKNQVSMALDGPYDVPTLESAGYPLGTEMFPKGTVSTATNLGTDAFFVFKTGTAQENASWKFIEWFMQPSRLAQWDIATGFLPTETSVLNTSAYKAFLAKNPKIEPLVENLKYAQGRPTLKSYTAISTELGNYIEEAFYGKISVQTALNDAAAQAKTILTQNNE, encoded by the coding sequence GTGGGGAAATTAAAAATTATAGCAATCATGACACTGCCGGCACTACTTCTTGCTGGATGCGGGACGGAAAATAATAGCGCTAGTAATGGAGGAGATAATAGTAGTTCATCGAAGGTCGTAAATTTAACGGTATGGGATGATTATTCAAGAAGTACACCAACTGGGAAGGCATATCAAAAACTCGTTAATGAATTTAACGCTACCCATCCGGATATTCATGTTAACGCTCAGTATGTAACGGATGGTGATCAACTGGAACCAAAACTGGAAACGGCACTCGCTGGGAATCAAGAACCTGATATGGTTGCCGGTGGCTATCCAACATGGGGCCCAGGACTGATGGATAGTGGAAAAGTGGTGAACTTGACGCCTTACTTGGATAGTTCGAAAACATTAAAAGCAAGTGATTTTTATAACGGTATGTTACAAGTATCCACTTATAAGGGACAAGTGCTAAGTATTCCGAATGACGGTGGAGACTATGGGTTGTTCTACAACGAACAAATATTCAAAGAAGCTGGCATTACTTCTCCACCAAAAACTTGGACACAAGTTGCACAAGACTCTAAGATTATCAAACAAAAAACGGGCAAATATGGTTTTTATGTACCAATTGGCAACACAGAATGGACCGTTTGGACATTCGAAGGAATGCTTTGGGCGAACGGTGGTACATTCATCGATACTTCTGGTCAAAAGGCGAAAGTAGAATTTAACAGCCCAGCTGGCGATGAAGCGTTGCAAACATGGGTAAGCATGATCAAGAATGGAGATTCACCAAGTACCGCCTATCCAGTATCAATGTCTGTCGCAACCTACCTTCAAAAAAATCAAGTCTCCATGGCACTTGATGGTCCTTACGATGTTCCGACTTTGGAAAGCGCAGGTTATCCACTCGGCACGGAAATGTTCCCGAAAGGTACTGTGTCAACCGCAACGAATTTGGGAACGGATGCATTTTTTGTGTTTAAGACAGGGACAGCACAAGAAAACGCATCGTGGAAATTTATCGAATGGTTCATGCAACCATCGCGTTTGGCACAATGGGATATCGCAACAGGGTTCTTGCCAACAGAAACAAGTGTTTTGAATACATCTGCTTATAAGGCATTCCTCGCGAAGAACCCTAAGATCGAACCGCTTGTTGAAAACCTAAAATACGCCCAAGGTCGTCCAACGTTGAAATCATACACAGCTATATCGACCGAGCTGGGTAACTACATCGAAGAAGCATTTTACGGCAAGATTTCGGTTCAGACTGCACTCAACGACGCGGCTGCACAAGCGAAAACAATTCTTACACAAAACAATGAATGA